One part of the Alistipes onderdonkii genome encodes these proteins:
- a CDS encoding RagB/SusD family nutrient uptake outer membrane protein encodes MKNILLILLAAAGLCSCERFLTNGDPNKIDAPTYFRNESDLEAYANGFLQTMIPTAISVATGDAHADYMAWRGEWQYLTDNFDADDQTGWSTGNWEDLRNINYFLGNFRRASASEAILNHYEGVARFWRAYFYMNKVKTFGAVPWYDKEIDSGDHAALYKPRDSREYVMSKVLEDLDFACRNCITNAKLEVNSVRITRNVALAFKARCCLYEGTFRKYHATDPSTGEPWTSDEAEKYLRACVEACETLMGEGKYSLVSDPANVATQYRGLFTSEDVATQEVIWARAYDASLNATHILNTYFVNMQYGSYSLTRQFVNTYLNRDGSRFTDKPGYEKVAFADEFTDRDYRLMQSIRHPGYTRKNNNVNTHYAPDFGYCVTGYQPIKWVIDDTSLDSNTSPCSTCIPILRYAEVLLNYAEAKAELGEFSETVWNATVRLLRERAGVDGKMPDSYDPYMAGYFLNTVTDMALLEIRRERGIELLLENCRWDDDMRWGMGKLLEQPWYGVYVGELGKVYDMDGDGTGDVCFVRESPSVSEPGVTYRVLGNDYTLTDGDSGYIECYIRMNRKWDDKKYVRPIPTTALNDNPALGQNPGWKTK; translated from the coding sequence ATGAAAAATATACTCCTGATCCTGCTGGCCGCCGCGGGGCTCTGCTCCTGCGAGAGATTCCTGACCAACGGGGATCCCAATAAGATCGATGCCCCGACCTATTTCCGTAACGAGAGCGACCTGGAGGCCTACGCCAACGGGTTCCTGCAAACCATGATCCCGACCGCCATTTCGGTCGCCACGGGCGACGCCCATGCCGATTACATGGCTTGGCGCGGCGAGTGGCAGTACCTGACCGACAATTTCGACGCCGACGACCAGACCGGTTGGTCGACGGGCAACTGGGAAGACCTGCGTAATATCAACTATTTCCTCGGCAATTTCCGCCGGGCTTCGGCCAGCGAGGCGATCCTGAACCATTACGAGGGCGTCGCACGCTTCTGGAGGGCCTATTTTTACATGAACAAAGTCAAGACCTTCGGCGCCGTGCCCTGGTACGACAAGGAGATCGATTCGGGCGACCATGCGGCGCTTTATAAGCCCCGTGATTCGCGTGAATACGTGATGTCCAAAGTGCTCGAAGACCTCGATTTCGCCTGCCGGAACTGTATTACCAATGCCAAACTGGAAGTCAACTCGGTGCGTATCACCCGCAATGTGGCGCTGGCTTTCAAAGCGCGTTGCTGCCTCTACGAAGGCACTTTCCGCAAATACCACGCGACCGACCCCTCGACGGGGGAGCCCTGGACTTCGGACGAAGCCGAAAAATACCTGCGTGCCTGCGTCGAAGCGTGCGAAACGCTGATGGGCGAGGGGAAGTACTCCCTGGTTTCCGACCCGGCGAACGTCGCTACGCAGTACCGCGGGCTCTTTACCAGCGAGGACGTGGCTACGCAGGAGGTGATCTGGGCGCGTGCCTATGACGCTTCGCTCAATGCCACGCATATCCTCAACACCTATTTCGTGAACATGCAGTACGGCAGCTACTCGCTTACGCGCCAGTTCGTCAATACCTACCTCAACCGCGACGGCAGCCGATTCACCGACAAGCCCGGGTACGAAAAGGTCGCTTTCGCCGACGAATTCACCGACCGCGACTACCGTCTGATGCAGAGTATCCGCCATCCGGGCTATACGCGCAAGAACAACAACGTGAATACGCATTACGCCCCCGACTTCGGCTATTGCGTGACAGGTTACCAGCCGATCAAATGGGTCATCGACGACACGTCGCTCGACAGCAATACTTCGCCCTGTTCCACCTGCATCCCTATCCTGCGCTATGCCGAGGTGCTGCTTAACTATGCCGAGGCGAAGGCCGAGCTGGGCGAGTTCTCGGAAACCGTCTGGAATGCGACCGTCAGGCTCCTGCGCGAACGTGCCGGCGTCGACGGCAAGATGCCGGACTCCTACGATCCCTATATGGCCGGTTATTTCCTCAATACGGTGACCGACATGGCCCTGCTCGAGATCCGCCGTGAACGCGGAATCGAGCTGCTTCTGGAAAACTGCCGCTGGGACGACGACATGCGCTGGGGCATGGGGAAACTGCTCGAACAGCCCTGGTATGGTGTTTATGTGGGGGAGCTGGGCAAGGTCTACGACATGGACGGCGACGGCACGGGCGACGTCTGCTTCGTGCGCGAAAGCCCTTCGGTTTCCGAACCGGGCGTCACCTACCGGGTACTGGGCAACGACTATACGCTTACCGACGGCGACAGCGGTTATATCGAGTGCTACATCCGCATGAACCGCAAGTGGGACGACAAGAAATACGTGCGACCCATTCCCACTACGGCCCTGAACGACAACCCCGCC